One window of the Candoia aspera isolate rCanAsp1 chromosome 16, rCanAsp1.hap2, whole genome shotgun sequence genome contains the following:
- the TOR4A gene encoding torsin-4A isoform X2, which produces MEGRKSPLKSPQKLSLLFSPMRAAIRLRRTAHMLKKGFLPGDPQVKILQRQLSLGKPKFGGASNQATLNNSQYFTFDPSTPLPLTKPSRKKKMTRNRRVLYPESSKKYLPTEHKSKAKRFLLLLIAIICFQILNAIENLDDNLMKYDLDGLEKTMAREVFGQPFVIERVMGLLKDYLATHVHNKPLVISFNGPSGVGKSHIGWLLAKHFRSIMGPHSVLHYFMKHHCPDGASVSMCQLELSETVGDMVAQAEIEEIIPVFILDEVEFMPEALLETLGGFFQTNQTNKYLNAVYILISNLGGEEITDHFLQNVSSDPLHPQRKMEELQSVLCPILSHVHPLWTGAEIVPFGLLEKTHILSCFYEEMMSEGIYPDPSHMERLAGQLSYYKQAGQEFGITGCKQVVAKVNLL; this is translated from the coding sequence atggaaggCCGGAAGTCCCCTTTGAAAAGCCCCCAGAAGCTTTCTCTGCTGTTTTCCCCGATGCGGGCCGCGATTCGTCTGCGGAGGACAGCCCACATGCTGAAAAAGGGGTTCTTGCCTGGGGACCCTCAAGTCAAAATTCTCCAGAGGCAGCTTTCCTTGGGCAAACCCAAATTCGGCGGTGCCTCCAACCAAGCTACTTTGAACAACTCCCAGTATTTTACTTTTGACCCCTCAACCCCGCTCCCTCTGACCAAGCCCAGCCGAAAGAAAAAGATGACAAGGAACCGCCGAGTGCTGTATCCAGAAAGCTCCAAAAAATACCTCCCAACTGAGCACAAGAGCAAAGCAAAGCGATTTCTCCTCTTGCTCATTGCCATCATTTGCTTCCAGATCCTCAACGCCATTGAGAACTTGGACGATAACCTCATGAAATACGACCTGGATGGGTTGGAGAAGACCATGGCCCGGGAGGTTTTTGGGCAGCCCTTTGTAATTGAAAGGGTCATGGGACTGCTGAAAGATTACTTGGCCACCCACGTCCATAACAAACCTTTGGTGATCTCCTTCAATGGCCCAAGTGGAGTTGGGAAGAGCCACATCGGTTGGCTTCTAGCTAAGCACTTCCGGTCCATCATGGGACCCCACTCCGTGCTCCACTACTTCATGAAGCATCACTGCCCGGATGGAGCATCTGTCTCCATGTGCCAATTGGAGTTATCAGAGACAGTTGGAGACATGGTGGCCCAAGCTGAAATCGAGGAAATCATCCCAGTGTTTATTCTGGATGAGGTGGAGTTCATGCCCGAAGCTCTGCTGGAGACACTTGGTGGGTTTTTCCAGACAAACCAAACCAACAAGTACCTCAATGCTGTGTACATCCTCATCAGCAACCTGGGGGGTGAGGAGATCACAGATCACTTTCTCCAGAATGTCTCCAGTGACCCGTTGCACCCCCAGAGGAAAATGGAAGAGCTTCAGAGCGTTCTTTGCCCCATCCTGAGTCATGTCCACCCTCTCTGGACAGGGGCGGAGATCGTTCCATTTGGGTTGTTGGAGAAAACCCACATCTTGAGCTGCTTCTATGAGGAGATGATGAGTGAAGGGATTTACCCAGATCCAAGTCACATGGAACGCTTGGCTGGCCAACTCAGCTATTACAAACAGGCAGGGCAGGAATTTGGAATAACTGGTTGTAAACAGGTGGTAGCCAAAGTCAATCTCCTATAA
- the TOR4A gene encoding torsin-4A isoform X1: MLEKADPQEEVKMEGRKSPLKSPQKLSLLFSPMRAAIRLRRTAHMLKKGFLPGDPQVKILQRQLSLGKPKFGGASNQATLNNSQYFTFDPSTPLPLTKPSRKKKMTRNRRVLYPESSKKYLPTEHKSKAKRFLLLLIAIICFQILNAIENLDDNLMKYDLDGLEKTMAREVFGQPFVIERVMGLLKDYLATHVHNKPLVISFNGPSGVGKSHIGWLLAKHFRSIMGPHSVLHYFMKHHCPDGASVSMCQLELSETVGDMVAQAEIEEIIPVFILDEVEFMPEALLETLGGFFQTNQTNKYLNAVYILISNLGGEEITDHFLQNVSSDPLHPQRKMEELQSVLCPILSHVHPLWTGAEIVPFGLLEKTHILSCFYEEMMSEGIYPDPSHMERLAGQLSYYKQAGQEFGITGCKQVVAKVNLL, encoded by the exons ATGCTTG AAAAGGCTGATCCTCAGgaagaagtcaagatggaaggCCGGAAGTCCCCTTTGAAAAGCCCCCAGAAGCTTTCTCTGCTGTTTTCCCCGATGCGGGCCGCGATTCGTCTGCGGAGGACAGCCCACATGCTGAAAAAGGGGTTCTTGCCTGGGGACCCTCAAGTCAAAATTCTCCAGAGGCAGCTTTCCTTGGGCAAACCCAAATTCGGCGGTGCCTCCAACCAAGCTACTTTGAACAACTCCCAGTATTTTACTTTTGACCCCTCAACCCCGCTCCCTCTGACCAAGCCCAGCCGAAAGAAAAAGATGACAAGGAACCGCCGAGTGCTGTATCCAGAAAGCTCCAAAAAATACCTCCCAACTGAGCACAAGAGCAAAGCAAAGCGATTTCTCCTCTTGCTCATTGCCATCATTTGCTTCCAGATCCTCAACGCCATTGAGAACTTGGACGATAACCTCATGAAATACGACCTGGATGGGTTGGAGAAGACCATGGCCCGGGAGGTTTTTGGGCAGCCCTTTGTAATTGAAAGGGTCATGGGACTGCTGAAAGATTACTTGGCCACCCACGTCCATAACAAACCTTTGGTGATCTCCTTCAATGGCCCAAGTGGAGTTGGGAAGAGCCACATCGGTTGGCTTCTAGCTAAGCACTTCCGGTCCATCATGGGACCCCACTCCGTGCTCCACTACTTCATGAAGCATCACTGCCCGGATGGAGCATCTGTCTCCATGTGCCAATTGGAGTTATCAGAGACAGTTGGAGACATGGTGGCCCAAGCTGAAATCGAGGAAATCATCCCAGTGTTTATTCTGGATGAGGTGGAGTTCATGCCCGAAGCTCTGCTGGAGACACTTGGTGGGTTTTTCCAGACAAACCAAACCAACAAGTACCTCAATGCTGTGTACATCCTCATCAGCAACCTGGGGGGTGAGGAGATCACAGATCACTTTCTCCAGAATGTCTCCAGTGACCCGTTGCACCCCCAGAGGAAAATGGAAGAGCTTCAGAGCGTTCTTTGCCCCATCCTGAGTCATGTCCACCCTCTCTGGACAGGGGCGGAGATCGTTCCATTTGGGTTGTTGGAGAAAACCCACATCTTGAGCTGCTTCTATGAGGAGATGATGAGTGAAGGGATTTACCCAGATCCAAGTCACATGGAACGCTTGGCTGGCCAACTCAGCTATTACAAACAGGCAGGGCAGGAATTTGGAATAACTGGTTGTAAACAGGTGGTAGCCAAAGTCAATCTCCTATAA